One Cryobacterium roopkundense genomic region harbors:
- a CDS encoding WhiB family transcriptional regulator, with protein MAIPDYRSGVPEDWFVDPVRLGVPGVRQEQGEGNTLSWQTDSLCAQTDPEAFFPEKGGSTRDAKKICASCEVRTQCLEYALANDERFGIWGGLSERERRKLRKRA; from the coding sequence ATGGCTATACCTGACTATCGTTCTGGAGTCCCCGAGGACTGGTTCGTCGATCCTGTTCGCTTGGGTGTTCCGGGCGTTCGACAGGAACAGGGAGAAGGAAACACCCTCTCCTGGCAGACCGATTCCTTGTGTGCTCAGACCGACCCCGAAGCGTTTTTTCCGGAAAAGGGCGGATCAACGCGCGATGCCAAGAAGATTTGTGCGTCCTGCGAGGTGCGCACGCAGTGCCTGGAATACGCGCTGGCCAACGATGAGCGTTTCGGCATCTGGGGCGGTCTCTCCGAACGTGAACGCCGCAAACTTCGAAAACGCGCCTGA
- the galE gene encoding UDP-glucose 4-epimerase GalE, whose translation MAWLVTGGAGYIGSHVVRAFLAEGIKVVVLDDLSSGHAEFVPADVPFVRGDVLNGELLLNLFADHQIDGVVHVAGFKYAGVSVQRPLHTYEQNVTATATLLAAMESAGVDKIVFSSSAAVYGTPHTDLVTEATAKSPESPYGESKLIGEWLLRDQGIATGLKHTSLRYFNVVGSGALDLRDTSPHNLFPLVFAALAAGRTPRINGTDYRTADGTCVRDYIHVADLAASHVAAAGRLGAGESIEPVYNLGSGDGVSVGEIMATVATVTGIDFVPELGPRRAGDPDRIVASGALAARDLDWKMRHTLDDMVRSAWAASQAGGAAEAAAPDRGDFIRLG comes from the coding sequence ATGGCTTGGTTGGTCACCGGTGGCGCAGGATACATCGGCTCACACGTTGTGCGCGCATTCCTGGCCGAAGGCATCAAGGTGGTCGTTCTCGACGATCTGTCGAGCGGCCACGCGGAGTTCGTGCCCGCGGACGTTCCTTTCGTGCGCGGCGACGTGCTCAATGGCGAACTGTTGCTGAACCTGTTCGCCGACCACCAGATCGATGGTGTGGTGCACGTGGCGGGCTTCAAGTACGCCGGTGTGTCCGTGCAGCGCCCCCTGCACACGTACGAGCAGAACGTGACAGCCACGGCGACACTCCTCGCTGCCATGGAGAGCGCCGGTGTCGACAAGATAGTTTTCTCTTCGAGCGCCGCGGTCTACGGCACTCCGCACACCGACCTGGTGACCGAGGCCACCGCGAAGAGTCCGGAATCGCCCTACGGCGAGTCCAAGCTCATCGGCGAATGGCTGTTGCGCGACCAAGGCATCGCGACAGGCCTGAAGCACACGTCTCTGCGCTACTTCAACGTGGTGGGTTCGGGGGCGCTCGACCTGCGCGACACGAGCCCGCACAACCTCTTTCCCCTGGTATTCGCCGCGCTCGCAGCCGGGCGCACCCCGCGCATCAATGGCACCGACTACCGGACCGCGGACGGAACCTGCGTGCGGGATTACATTCACGTGGCCGACCTGGCCGCATCCCATGTGGCGGCAGCCGGGCGTCTCGGAGCCGGTGAGAGCATCGAGCCTGTCTACAACCTCGGCAGTGGCGACGGGGTGTCGGTGGGCGAGATCATGGCGACGGTCGCGACCGTGACGGGGATCGACTTCGTGCCGGAGCTGGGGCCGCGGCGCGCCGGGGATCCCGACCGCATCGTGGCGTCCGGCGCGCTCGCCGCCCGTGACCTGGACTGGAAAATGCGGCACACCCTCGACGACATGGTGCGTAGCGCCTGGGCAGCATCACAGGCAGGGGGAGCCGCCGAGGCGGCCGCACCCGACCGTGGCGATTTCATTCGTCTGGGCTGA
- a CDS encoding GlxA family transcriptional regulator codes for MLHKVVCVALPGLAPFEFGVICEVFGIDRTDQGGPTFDFHVVAETPGPIRTKIGFDVVVHDDLSAAADADLIAIPGYEAGTEVSQAVLQLIRDAEARGAWVLSVCSGAFALAAAGILNGRRSTTHWMYTDALAASYPRTTVDPDVLFVDDRRVVTGAGTAAGIDAALHIVRKEHGAAAANIIARRMVVPPQRGGGQSQYIDAPVTESQSDSFAAITEWMLRHLDESLTVDQLAHRSLMSPRTFARRFRADIGATPAAWLNRQRLMRAQELLEQTSNTIEQIAGDTGFGGAAVMRHHFVKVLQTTPAAYRRAFGTRRAPQHP; via the coding sequence ATGCTCCACAAAGTCGTCTGCGTGGCCCTGCCGGGCCTCGCTCCCTTTGAATTCGGCGTGATCTGCGAGGTGTTCGGTATCGACCGCACGGACCAGGGCGGCCCCACCTTCGACTTTCACGTGGTCGCCGAGACGCCCGGGCCTATCCGCACGAAGATCGGTTTCGACGTCGTCGTGCACGACGATCTTTCCGCCGCGGCCGACGCCGACCTGATCGCCATCCCCGGCTACGAAGCCGGCACCGAGGTTTCGCAGGCCGTGCTCCAGCTGATCCGCGACGCGGAGGCCCGCGGCGCCTGGGTGCTGAGCGTCTGCAGCGGCGCCTTCGCCCTCGCGGCGGCGGGCATTCTCAACGGCCGACGCAGCACCACGCATTGGATGTACACGGATGCTCTCGCAGCGAGCTACCCACGAACAACCGTCGACCCCGATGTGCTCTTCGTCGACGACCGACGGGTGGTCACCGGGGCCGGCACGGCTGCCGGCATCGACGCGGCATTGCACATCGTTCGCAAGGAGCACGGGGCGGCCGCCGCGAACATCATCGCCCGTCGTATGGTCGTGCCCCCGCAGCGCGGCGGCGGCCAGTCCCAGTACATCGACGCACCGGTCACCGAGAGCCAGAGCGACTCCTTCGCTGCCATCACCGAGTGGATGCTGCGCCACCTCGACGAGAGCCTCACCGTCGACCAGCTCGCGCACCGCTCCCTGATGTCACCGCGCACTTTCGCGCGGCGGTTTCGTGCCGACATCGGCGCCACTCCAGCCGCGTGGCTGAACCGCCAACGCCTGATGCGCGCGCAAGAGCTGCTCGAGCAGACCTCGAACACTATCGAGCAGATCGCCGGGGACACCGGCTTCGGCGGCGCGGCCGTGATGCGGCACCACTTCGTGAAGGTGCTGCAGACCACCCCGGCCGCCTACCGCCGCGCGTTCGGCACCCGGCGCGCGCCGCAGCATCCGTAG
- the manA gene encoding mannose-6-phosphate isomerase, class I encodes MFVGITNTPRDYAWGSATAIADLLGHAASGSAEAELWLGAHAGSPSVIENPEQVGGATNLAEWIAAAPETALGAALVGGQKVGGSAPVAGRAGETVGSPRLPFLLKILAADRPLSLQAHPTPERALAGFELENSSDVPVGAGNRNYRDPFHKPEVIFALSETFEALSGFRDLGEVRRIIEELRALDTATDDPQPGALDALEARLVGPDAVRETVDWLLRDGRGGDSGEVKWLVERVVALADYAVFLAEGGAVITFARELATVQLLARDYPGDPGIVIALLVNRVSLKRGEALYLPAGNIHAYLSGLGVEVMAASDNVLRGGLTPKHIDIDELLAVLDFTPVPPPYLVPIVESPGVSVFSPDVPDFQLVHIEASASTPVVGAGTVSASVPMRQFTLTGPGIAICTAGGFLVAGAGASVSLKRGQSVYVTPDEGTLTFAGAGEVFLATTGA; translated from the coding sequence ATGTTTGTGGGCATCACCAATACACCTCGGGATTACGCCTGGGGATCGGCCACCGCGATCGCCGACCTGCTGGGTCACGCGGCGTCGGGTTCTGCCGAGGCCGAACTCTGGCTCGGCGCACACGCCGGCTCCCCCTCGGTGATCGAGAACCCCGAGCAGGTCGGCGGCGCCACAAACCTCGCCGAGTGGATCGCCGCGGCGCCCGAGACGGCCCTCGGTGCCGCCCTGGTGGGTGGGCAGAAGGTCGGCGGATCCGCGCCGGTTGCCGGACGCGCGGGGGAGACCGTTGGCTCTCCGCGACTTCCGTTCCTGCTCAAGATCCTCGCCGCCGATCGGCCGCTGTCGCTGCAGGCACACCCCACGCCGGAGCGCGCGCTCGCCGGGTTCGAACTCGAGAACTCCTCCGATGTGCCCGTGGGCGCCGGCAACCGCAACTACCGCGACCCGTTCCACAAACCTGAAGTGATCTTCGCGCTGAGCGAGACCTTCGAGGCTCTCAGCGGTTTCCGCGACCTCGGCGAGGTGCGGCGCATCATCGAGGAGCTGCGCGCCCTCGACACCGCCACCGACGACCCGCAGCCCGGCGCCCTCGACGCGCTGGAGGCGCGGCTGGTGGGCCCCGATGCCGTGCGCGAAACAGTGGACTGGCTGCTGCGCGACGGGCGCGGCGGCGATTCTGGCGAGGTGAAATGGCTCGTGGAACGTGTCGTGGCGCTCGCCGACTACGCTGTGTTCCTCGCCGAGGGCGGCGCGGTGATCACGTTCGCGCGTGAGCTGGCCACGGTGCAATTGCTTGCACGAGACTATCCGGGCGACCCCGGCATTGTGATCGCGCTGCTCGTGAACCGGGTGTCGCTCAAGCGCGGCGAGGCGCTCTATCTACCGGCCGGCAACATCCACGCCTACCTCTCCGGGCTCGGCGTGGAGGTGATGGCGGCCTCGGACAACGTGCTGCGCGGCGGCCTCACCCCGAAGCACATCGACATCGATGAGCTGCTCGCGGTGCTCGACTTCACTCCCGTACCACCGCCGTACCTGGTGCCGATCGTGGAATCCCCTGGAGTGTCGGTGTTCAGTCCCGACGTGCCGGACTTTCAGCTCGTGCACATCGAGGCGTCGGCTTCCACGCCGGTCGTCGGCGCGGGCACCGTCAGTGCTTCGGTTCCGATGCGCCAGTTCACGCTCACGGGCCCTGGAATCGCTATTTGCACGGCCGGTGGGTTTCTCGTGGCGGGCGCCGGGGCATCCGTTTCACTCAAGCGCGGGCAGTCGGTGTACGTGACGCCCGACGAGGGCACGCTCACGTTCGCGGGTGCCGGCGAGGTGTTTCTGGCCACGACCGGCGCCTGA
- a CDS encoding acyl-CoA dehydrogenase family protein, whose product MTFEHLTSDFYGYQNLLTDREKNALTELREYLDAEVRPIVNGCWERAEFPHQVIKPLAKLGMYSYSWPETAPFTNSAVFRGFVALELSRVDASVATFAGVQNGLVAGSISACGSAEQRAEWLPKIASGDVVGAFGLTEPLSGSDAARGLQTTARRDGDTWVLNGAKRWIGNGTFSDITIIWARDVADEQVKGFIVPTDTEGYTATKIEGKISLRTVQNADIVLENVVVPETLRLQEANSFKDTAKVLRLTRAEVSWSAVGNAVGAYDAAVAYSKTRMQFGKPIGGHQMVQDLLVKSLGNITASLGMVVRVSQMLDEGTQRDEHSALAKTYTTSRMRESVAWCRELFGGNGIVLEYDVARHFADAEAIYSYEGTQEMNTLIVGRSITGQAAFI is encoded by the coding sequence ATGACCTTTGAGCACCTCACGAGCGACTTCTACGGCTACCAGAATCTGCTGACCGACCGGGAAAAGAATGCGCTCACCGAGTTACGCGAGTACCTCGACGCCGAGGTGCGACCGATCGTGAACGGATGCTGGGAGCGCGCGGAATTCCCGCACCAGGTCATCAAGCCGCTCGCGAAGCTCGGCATGTACTCATACTCCTGGCCGGAGACCGCGCCGTTTACGAACTCGGCTGTGTTCCGCGGATTCGTGGCGCTCGAGCTGTCGCGAGTGGACGCATCCGTCGCCACCTTCGCCGGCGTGCAGAACGGACTCGTGGCCGGCAGCATCTCGGCCTGCGGGTCGGCAGAGCAGCGCGCCGAGTGGCTGCCGAAGATCGCCTCTGGTGACGTGGTGGGCGCCTTCGGCCTCACCGAGCCCCTCTCGGGCAGCGACGCGGCCCGAGGCCTGCAGACCACGGCCCGCCGCGACGGCGACACCTGGGTGCTCAACGGCGCCAAGCGCTGGATCGGTAACGGCACGTTCAGCGACATCACCATCATCTGGGCGCGCGACGTGGCCGACGAGCAGGTGAAGGGCTTCATCGTGCCCACCGACACCGAGGGGTACACGGCCACGAAGATCGAGGGCAAGATCAGCCTGCGCACCGTGCAGAACGCCGACATCGTGCTCGAAAACGTGGTCGTGCCCGAAACCCTGCGACTGCAGGAGGCCAACTCATTCAAGGACACCGCCAAGGTGTTGCGCCTCACCCGCGCCGAGGTCTCCTGGTCTGCCGTGGGCAACGCCGTGGGCGCCTACGACGCGGCCGTGGCGTATTCCAAGACGCGGATGCAATTCGGCAAGCCGATCGGCGGCCACCAGATGGTGCAGGACCTGCTCGTGAAAAGCCTCGGAAACATCACCGCGAGCCTCGGCATGGTGGTGCGGGTGTCGCAGATGCTCGACGAGGGCACCCAGCGCGACGAGCACTCCGCCCTCGCCAAGACGTATACCACCAGCCGCATGCGCGAGAGCGTGGCCTGGTGCCGCGAACTGTTCGGTGGGAACGGCATCGTACTGGAGTACGACGTGGCGCGTCATTTCGCCGACGCGGAGGCCATCTACTCCTACGAGGGCACCCAGGAGATGAATACTCTCATCGTGGGCCGCTCGATCACCGGCCAGGCCGCCTTCATCTGA
- a CDS encoding phytoene desaturase family protein: MATRGQAHPVNDADLDAIVVGSGPNGLAAAVTLARAGLSVRVYEKNSLIGGGASTAELTLPGFRHDVGSAVHPMALASEFFQRFGLKERIDLVVPDISYGHPLPNGEAAIAYRDLERTAAGLGVDGLEWLRLFRPLVRHVDEVSALIGNQLLRVPRHPLTVGRFGLRVLEQGTPFWNLRFREQNAPALLTGAYAHAIRSLPSLSTAGAGLVLATHAHVRGWPIPIGGSSAIVGALVDDLLAHGGEIYPDTHIRRLSDLPKARIVLLDVTPRALIELADGALPTAYARSLARFRYGNGVAKVDFALSGPVPWSAESLRHAPTVHVGGTRAQIARAENSVARGKHAAEPYVLVSQPSIVDPTRAPAGQHALWAYTHVPRGSDNDQTEPITRQIERYAPGFRDVILASASRTARDMAAYNPNHIGGDIAAGDVSMPQLIARPVLSTNPWRTPLPGVYLCSSSTPPGPGVHGLAGYRAALSALRHEYDIREPPELSPTRS; encoded by the coding sequence ATGGCAACACGTGGGCAGGCGCACCCGGTGAACGACGCAGACCTCGACGCTATCGTCGTCGGCTCCGGCCCCAACGGGCTGGCCGCCGCCGTCACCCTGGCCAGGGCCGGGCTCAGCGTGCGCGTGTACGAGAAGAACTCCCTCATCGGCGGCGGCGCGAGCACGGCCGAGCTCACCCTGCCGGGGTTCCGGCACGACGTCGGCTCCGCCGTGCACCCGATGGCCCTCGCCTCGGAATTCTTCCAGCGCTTCGGCCTGAAGGAGCGGATCGACCTGGTCGTGCCCGACATCTCCTACGGGCATCCGCTGCCGAACGGGGAGGCCGCCATCGCCTACCGCGATCTCGAGCGCACCGCGGCGGGTCTCGGCGTGGACGGGCTGGAGTGGCTGCGGCTGTTCCGTCCCCTGGTTCGCCACGTGGACGAGGTGTCGGCGCTCATCGGCAACCAGTTGCTGCGGGTGCCGCGGCATCCGCTTACCGTGGGCCGGTTCGGCCTGCGCGTTCTCGAGCAGGGCACCCCGTTCTGGAACCTGCGCTTTCGCGAGCAGAACGCGCCCGCCCTGCTCACCGGCGCGTACGCGCACGCCATCCGCTCCCTGCCGAGCCTGTCCACGGCCGGTGCCGGGCTCGTGCTCGCCACGCACGCGCATGTGCGAGGCTGGCCCATCCCGATCGGCGGCAGCAGCGCCATCGTGGGCGCGCTCGTGGACGACCTGCTCGCGCACGGCGGCGAGATATACCCCGACACGCATATTCGGCGTCTGAGCGACCTGCCGAAGGCCCGAATCGTGCTGCTCGACGTGACCCCTCGCGCCCTGATCGAGCTCGCCGATGGTGCCCTGCCCACGGCGTACGCCAGAAGCCTCGCCCGGTTTCGTTACGGCAACGGCGTGGCCAAGGTTGATTTCGCCCTCTCCGGCCCTGTGCCGTGGAGCGCGGAGTCACTGCGACACGCTCCCACCGTGCACGTGGGCGGCACGCGGGCGCAGATCGCCCGGGCCGAGAACAGTGTGGCGCGCGGCAAGCACGCCGCCGAGCCGTACGTACTCGTCTCACAGCCGAGCATCGTCGACCCCACGCGTGCGCCGGCCGGCCAGCACGCCCTCTGGGCGTACACGCACGTTCCGCGCGGCTCCGACAACGACCAGACCGAGCCCATCACCCGGCAGATCGAGCGCTACGCGCCGGGCTTCCGCGACGTGATCCTCGCGTCGGCCAGCCGCACCGCGCGCGACATGGCCGCCTACAACCCGAACCACATCGGCGGCGACATCGCGGCCGGAGACGTGTCGATGCCCCAGCTGATCGCCCGCCCCGTGCTCTCGACCAACCCGTGGCGCACGCCGCTGCCGGGCGTGTACCTCTGCTCCTCATCCACGCCGCCGGGCCCCGGCGTGCACGGCCTGGCGGGCTACCGCGCCGCGCTCAGCGCCCTCCGCCATGAGTACGACATTCGCGAACCCCCCGAGCTTTCCCCCACCCGCAGCTGA
- a CDS encoding SRPBCC family protein: protein MAVNYRFVACTPDDVFAVLANGWLYPSWVVGASRMRGVDEAWPAPGSALHHSVGVWPLLIDDSTSILEWDPPRHALLKARGWPLGEATVAVDVQQRDNGCVIRLLEVGTAGPARLVPRLITDPALRIRNVETLQRLAYLAEGRA, encoded by the coding sequence GTGGCCGTCAACTACCGCTTTGTCGCCTGCACCCCCGACGACGTGTTCGCCGTGCTCGCCAACGGCTGGCTCTACCCGAGCTGGGTGGTGGGCGCCTCCCGCATGCGCGGCGTCGACGAGGCGTGGCCAGCCCCCGGCAGCGCCCTGCACCATTCGGTGGGCGTCTGGCCCCTGCTGATCGACGACTCCACCTCCATTCTGGAGTGGGATCCGCCCCGGCATGCCCTGCTGAAGGCCCGCGGCTGGCCGCTTGGCGAGGCCACCGTGGCCGTCGATGTGCAGCAACGCGACAACGGATGCGTCATCCGCCTCCTCGAGGTGGGCACCGCCGGTCCCGCGCGGCTGGTGCCGCGCCTGATCACCGACCCTGCCCTGCGCATCCGCAATGTGGAGACCCTGCAGCGCCTCGCCTACCTCGCCGAGGGCCGCGCCTGA
- a CDS encoding O-antigen ligase family protein, translated as MSAVRSRFVVRTFATFVLFTVLAGQFWRNLGGWWGFGAVAALVVVGSAVALIMEKPDWKWRRFPKALILFMLLATLSILWSFYPGASALGITLQWGTTLAALFVALVLSWAELLRTLSAALRLVLGLSLLFELYVSVVVGHAVLPFFVHYDLEKIPLAFYWSRGLLLDGGPIEGIVANRNLLGFLALIAVIVFAVQLAAKTVRRGWGMFWLVVAAATLLLTRSATVTLSAIVVLVALGFALWARSVHHQARRPVYLTAAASVVVAVGGLVAFFPLLLQAFGKSDDLTGRFDIWASVSELASQRPAFGWGWVSYWVPWVEPFNDLAVRRGVTYLQAHNAWLDVWLQLGIVGLVLFIALVSATLWRSWFLAIDRPRLGVADTAPYAASALLPLLIMVALLAQSLAESRLLVEYGWLLLVAMAVMTKRQQGTPSPMP; from the coding sequence ATGTCCGCCGTCCGCAGCCGTTTTGTCGTTCGCACCTTCGCGACGTTTGTGCTGTTCACGGTGCTCGCCGGCCAGTTCTGGCGCAATCTGGGCGGATGGTGGGGGTTCGGAGCCGTTGCGGCCCTCGTTGTCGTAGGCAGTGCGGTCGCACTCATCATGGAGAAGCCTGACTGGAAGTGGCGCCGGTTCCCCAAGGCGCTGATCCTGTTCATGCTTCTCGCCACACTGTCCATCCTGTGGTCGTTCTATCCGGGGGCGAGCGCTCTCGGCATCACCCTGCAGTGGGGCACGACCCTGGCCGCCCTGTTCGTGGCGCTCGTGCTCAGCTGGGCGGAGCTGCTGCGCACGCTTTCCGCGGCGCTGCGCCTCGTCCTCGGCCTCTCTCTGCTCTTCGAGCTGTACGTGAGCGTTGTCGTGGGCCACGCCGTGCTGCCGTTCTTCGTGCACTACGACCTCGAGAAGATCCCTCTCGCGTTCTACTGGTCGCGCGGTCTGCTGCTTGACGGCGGGCCCATCGAGGGCATCGTCGCCAACCGCAACCTGCTCGGTTTTCTCGCCCTGATCGCCGTGATCGTCTTCGCCGTGCAACTCGCGGCGAAGACAGTGCGCCGCGGCTGGGGCATGTTCTGGCTGGTCGTGGCGGCAGCGACGCTTCTGCTCACCCGCTCCGCCACCGTCACGCTGTCGGCGATCGTGGTGCTCGTGGCGCTCGGGTTCGCGCTCTGGGCCCGAAGCGTGCACCACCAGGCCAGGCGGCCGGTGTACCTGACGGCCGCGGCATCCGTTGTGGTGGCCGTCGGTGGCCTGGTGGCGTTCTTCCCCCTGCTGCTGCAGGCGTTCGGCAAGAGCGACGACCTCACCGGCCGCTTCGACATTTGGGCGAGCGTCTCAGAGCTGGCCAGCCAGCGTCCCGCGTTCGGCTGGGGCTGGGTGAGCTACTGGGTGCCATGGGTGGAACCGTTCAACGACCTCGCCGTGCGCAGGGGCGTCACCTACCTGCAGGCGCACAACGCGTGGCTCGACGTGTGGCTGCAACTCGGCATCGTGGGCCTCGTGCTGTTCATCGCGCTGGTGTCAGCCACCCTGTGGCGGTCGTGGTTTCTTGCGATCGACCGCCCGCGGCTGGGCGTGGCCGACACGGCGCCGTATGCGGCATCCGCTCTCCTGCCCCTACTGATCATGGTGGCGCTGCTCGCGCAGAGCCTCGCCGAGAGTCGGCTGCTCGTGGAGTACGGCTGGCTGCTGCTCGTGGCGATGGCGGTCATGACGAAGCGGCAGCAGGGTACGCCCTCGCCCATGCCGTAA
- a CDS encoding O-antigen ligase family protein has product MIPRDTPPVLPEAIKRVLASPKFAASITLVILAVAFGTHLLRSMMGWAGLLGVVVGLVLLATLSLIARRPIVEWHGLLPISIIIFVGWCALSMVWSDYTTVTLAGVAYQVAFGFLAIYVALVRDTFQVVRATGDVLRVLLGLSIALEVLSGILLDLPIAFLKISGSIAELGPIQGVFGSRNVLGLVALIAVITFAVELRARSIPRGRGIASLWLAVVCLLFTRSPVIVVTGLVVLVAAYALTLLRRTPVATRWRLQLALLGLSLVTLVAAWFGRGTLITQLNAGSEFEVRYTLWTEMWRLTQLHPLEGWGWAGIWPTSATPYGWLDFTTGTTQTSGLNAFLDVYFQVGLIGFLAFVVLLALAFVRSWLLASNKRSLVYMWPALILVVLLVTSAAESTILVEFGWLLLCICSVKAAQGLSWRSALAYKPGAP; this is encoded by the coding sequence ATGATTCCCCGCGACACTCCCCCCGTGCTCCCTGAGGCGATCAAGCGCGTGCTGGCGTCGCCGAAGTTCGCCGCGTCGATCACCCTCGTGATTCTTGCCGTGGCGTTCGGCACGCACCTGCTGCGCAGCATGATGGGCTGGGCCGGGCTGCTGGGCGTCGTGGTGGGGCTGGTACTTCTGGCCACGCTCTCGCTCATCGCCCGTCGCCCGATCGTGGAGTGGCACGGGCTGCTGCCCATTTCGATCATTATTTTCGTGGGCTGGTGCGCGCTCTCCATGGTGTGGAGCGACTACACCACGGTCACGCTCGCTGGGGTGGCCTACCAGGTGGCGTTCGGGTTTCTGGCCATCTATGTGGCGCTCGTGCGGGACACGTTCCAGGTGGTGCGGGCCACTGGCGACGTGCTGCGGGTGCTGCTCGGGCTCTCGATCGCCCTCGAGGTGCTCTCGGGCATTCTGCTCGACCTGCCCATCGCGTTTCTGAAGATCTCCGGAAGCATCGCCGAGCTCGGGCCCATCCAGGGCGTGTTCGGCAGCCGCAACGTGCTCGGCCTCGTCGCCCTCATCGCCGTGATCACGTTCGCGGTGGAGCTGCGGGCCCGGTCGATTCCCCGCGGCCGCGGCATCGCCTCGCTCTGGCTCGCCGTCGTGTGTCTGCTGTTCACGCGCTCCCCCGTGATCGTGGTCACTGGCCTCGTGGTGCTCGTGGCGGCCTACGCCCTCACGCTGCTGCGCCGCACCCCGGTGGCCACACGCTGGCGCCTACAGCTCGCCCTGCTGGGGCTCTCGCTCGTGACCCTCGTGGCCGCCTGGTTCGGCCGCGGCACCCTCATCACGCAGCTCAACGCCGGCAGCGAGTTCGAGGTGCGCTACACGCTGTGGACCGAGATGTGGCGGCTCACCCAGCTGCACCCGCTGGAAGGCTGGGGTTGGGCGGGCATCTGGCCCACCAGCGCCACGCCGTACGGTTGGCTCGACTTCACCACCGGCACGACGCAGACCTCAGGCCTGAACGCCTTCCTCGACGTGTACTTCCAGGTGGGACTCATCGGCTTCCTGGCCTTCGTGGTGCTGCTGGCGCTCGCGTTCGTGCGCTCCTGGCTGCTCGCCTCCAACAAGCGCTCCCTCGTGTACATGTGGCCCGCGCTCATACTCGTGGTGCTGCTCGTCACCAGCGCCGCCGAGAGCACCATCCTCGTGGAGTTCGGCTGGCTACTGCTCTGCATCTGCTCGGTGAAGGCCGCGCAGGGCCTGAGCTGGCGCAGTGCGCTCGCCTACAAGCCCGGCGCGCCCTGA
- a CDS encoding GDP-L-fucose synthase family protein, translated as MTVIDARDQVDFTSGPLERTGTFYVAGHRGLVGSAIWRRLQAEGFTDLVGRSSAELDLKDRDAVFAFFAETTPRYVVLAAAKVGGILANDTYPVDFLSDNLRIQVNVLDAALKYGVERLLFLGSSCIYPRLAAQPIREDSLLTGHLEPTNDAYAIAKIAGILQIQAVRRQYGLPWISAMPTNLYGPGDNFSPAGSHVLPALIRRYDEAAKNGASSVTNWGTGTPRREFLHVDDMAEACLHLLEHYDGPEQVNVGTGRDVTIREIADTIAQVVGFTGTTEWDTDKPDGTPQKLLDVSKLAEAGWTAQIDLTAGLRSTVEWYRDHADTIRQ; from the coding sequence ATGACTGTCATCGACGCCCGCGATCAGGTGGACTTCACGTCCGGCCCGCTCGAGCGCACCGGCACGTTTTACGTGGCCGGGCACCGTGGCCTGGTGGGGTCCGCTATTTGGCGGCGCCTGCAGGCCGAAGGGTTCACCGATCTGGTCGGCCGGTCATCGGCGGAGCTGGATTTGAAGGACCGCGACGCGGTGTTCGCATTCTTCGCCGAGACGACGCCGCGCTACGTGGTGCTGGCCGCGGCGAAGGTGGGCGGCATCCTCGCCAACGACACCTATCCGGTGGATTTTCTGAGTGACAACCTGCGCATTCAGGTGAACGTGCTCGACGCGGCGCTGAAGTACGGCGTGGAGAGACTGTTGTTCCTCGGGTCGAGTTGCATTTATCCGCGGCTTGCGGCGCAGCCGATTCGGGAGGATTCGCTGCTCACCGGGCACCTCGAGCCCACAAACGACGCGTACGCGATCGCGAAGATCGCCGGGATTTTGCAGATTCAGGCGGTGAGGCGTCAGTACGGGTTGCCGTGGATCTCGGCGATGCCCACGAACCTGTACGGCCCGGGCGATAACTTCTCGCCCGCCGGGTCGCATGTGTTGCCGGCGTTGATTCGCCGGTACGACGAGGCCGCGAAGAATGGCGCGAGCTCGGTGACGAACTGGGGCACCGGCACTCCGCGGCGTGAGTTCTTGCACGTGGACGACATGGCCGAGGCGTGCCTGCACCTGCTGGAGCACTACGACGGACCCGAGCAGGTGAACGTGGGTACCGGGCGTGACGTGACCATTCGGGAGATTGCGGACACGATCGCCCAGGTGGTGGGGTTCACCGGTACGACCGAGTGGGACACCGACAAGCCCGACGGCACTCCGCAGAAGCTCCTCGATGTCTCCAAGCTCGCCGAGGCCGGCTGGACCGCCCAGATCGACCTGACGGCCGGCCTGCGCTCCACAGTTGAGTGGTACCGCGACCACGCCGACACCATCCGCCAGTAA